The stretch of DNA AATGAgatgttttgatgcaaaatttGACCTACATCTATGATTATATGATCTTAATAAACAGACCTACTGCACTTACTTGCTGAAAAGGTCCATCATGTACAATCGATGGATATGAACACTGACATGTATCTCTGAGATACTTAatcaatccatttttttttcctatcaaAGTAGAGGCTACTGCATAAACAACttcctctgaaaacatttaattctttAAAGACACCagtaaacaattttttttatacatttttcacatCCGCACATAACTGAATAATCCATCTTTGATAAGTAGTATATCACTGATGGATAAACATAACCTGATTATAAATGGACACCTAAATGTAGTTGTTTGGTTTATGTCCTTTGTCTCTTCAGGAAGAAATTTTGGACCAGGTGTCAAACAAGGCCTGGATAAGGAAGATGTCAGCGTTCACTGTGGTGCAATCCTCTGAAAggtcagcaacattttttttattaggcaCCTTAAAAGTACAGGTGCTCAGTCTTATCTATTTAAAGTTTTTAGGGTAATTCATATGTGACTCCTCCTGCTCATTTTGGTTAAACTCTCAGGTGTAGGCATGTTCTCTGTGGCTGGATTTCAGGGCACGAGGCAGAGTATATGGAGACTCTGTCTGAGCAGGAGATCAGGCTTTCAGTCACAGAGCTCATCCGTACATTCACAGGTGAGTCTCAACGTGTGGCTGCCTCCTAATTACTAGTGTGGATGACAGTGGATAGaagtattttattgtttgactttcTTCATAAATGCAGAGGTACAAACTGCTTAACAAagtggatcacacacacacacaaaaacaggcaatgcagcacatc from Plectropomus leopardus isolate mb unplaced genomic scaffold, YSFRI_Pleo_2.0 unplaced_scaffold19286, whole genome shotgun sequence encodes:
- the LOC121965263 gene encoding peroxisomal N(1)-acetyl-spermine/spermidine oxidase-like; the protein is HLKKHHSELFSPPLPAHKLSSIQKVGFGTCNKIFIEFESPWWDADCEIIYLVWEDEEEILDQVSNKAWIRKMSAFTVVQSSERCRHVLCGWISGHEAEYMETLSEQEIRLSVTELIRTFTGESQRVAAS